In the Shewanella sp. OMA3-2 genome, one interval contains:
- a CDS encoding GMC family oxidoreductase — translation MAIIDPITTGLDSGWQHIDASTLQKNRHFEADVIIVGTGAGGGTAAEVLTEAGLTVIMIEGGPLKSSKDFDMEERHAYPNLYQQAAAMKTADKGIGIFQGRAVGGSTTINWTTSIRTPKQTLDFWASERSVINTSAEEMLPWFEKMEQRLNITEWKHEPNRNNGVLREGCEKLGWEHTVIKRNVAGCWNTGYCGMGCPVNAKQSMLVTTIPAALNKGATLISRAKVTKLEHSGEKVSGLTAVALTEGLKPSSVELTFSAKHYILSAGAIHTPTILMRSNVPDPHKLLGKTFLHPSLLSGGLFDEQINGHSGAPQSIYSDQFVWRDGAAGDLGYKLEVAPIHPVLIASKTIGFGQSHAQLMANFNKMQVMIALVRDGFNEQCIGGQVRLTDHGFALDYPLSSDFWAAARKAFLSMAELQFAAGARKVLPMNDGLDFITSWKQAQDVIGSMDLRLLKTIVASAHVMGGCPMGEDTTKAMVDSFGQSHYFTNLSVFDGSMFQTSLGANPQLSIYGIVARNATMLAEKLKAS, via the coding sequence TTGGCTATCATTGATCCCATTACAACAGGTTTAGATTCAGGCTGGCAGCACATTGATGCTAGTACTTTACAGAAAAATCGTCATTTTGAAGCTGATGTTATCATTGTTGGAACCGGCGCAGGTGGTGGAACCGCAGCAGAAGTACTTACCGAAGCAGGGCTGACGGTTATTATGATAGAAGGCGGCCCGCTTAAGTCTTCTAAAGACTTTGATATGGAAGAGCGTCACGCATACCCTAATTTGTATCAACAAGCCGCAGCAATGAAAACAGCCGACAAAGGCATAGGTATATTTCAAGGCCGAGCCGTGGGTGGGTCGACTACCATTAACTGGACCACGTCAATTCGTACTCCTAAGCAAACTCTTGATTTTTGGGCATCAGAGCGTTCAGTTATCAACACCTCAGCAGAAGAGATGCTGCCTTGGTTTGAAAAAATGGAACAACGGCTCAATATTACAGAGTGGAAACATGAACCCAATCGTAATAATGGTGTGTTACGTGAAGGTTGTGAGAAACTTGGCTGGGAACATACGGTTATTAAGCGTAATGTAGCCGGATGTTGGAATACAGGTTATTGCGGTATGGGTTGTCCGGTTAACGCCAAGCAATCTATGCTGGTAACCACGATTCCTGCAGCATTAAATAAAGGCGCTACCCTTATTTCACGGGCTAAGGTGACTAAACTTGAGCACAGTGGCGAAAAAGTTAGCGGCTTAACCGCTGTGGCGTTAACTGAGGGCTTAAAGCCTAGTAGTGTTGAGTTAACCTTCAGTGCTAAACATTATATTTTAAGCGCTGGCGCCATTCATACCCCAACCATTTTAATGCGCTCTAATGTGCCTGATCCACACAAGTTATTGGGCAAAACTTTTCTACATCCTTCGCTGTTGTCTGGTGGTTTGTTTGATGAGCAGATTAACGGTCACAGTGGCGCACCTCAGTCTATTTATTCAGATCAATTTGTGTGGCGAGACGGTGCCGCGGGGGACTTAGGTTATAAGTTAGAAGTTGCCCCTATTCACCCAGTGTTGATCGCATCTAAAACTATTGGTTTTGGTCAAAGTCATGCGCAATTAATGGCTAACTTTAACAAAATGCAAGTAATGATTGCTTTGGTTAGAGATGGATTTAATGAGCAGTGTATTGGTGGTCAAGTGCGTTTGACTGACCATGGTTTTGCATTAGATTATCCGTTATCAAGTGATTTTTGGGCCGCAGCAAGAAAAGCTTTTCTATCAATGGCAGAGTTACAGTTTGCCGCAGGAGCTAGAAAAGTATTGCCGATGAATGATGGATTAGATTTCATAACCTCCTGGAAGCAAGCACAAGACGTTATTGGTTCAATGGACTTACGTTTGCTGAAAACCATTGTCGCCTCGGCACACGTAATGGGCGGCTGCCCTATGGGAGAGGACACCACCAAGGCGATGGTAGATAGTTTTGGTCAATCGCATTATTTTACTAATTTGTCGGTGTTTGACGGTTCGATGTTCCAAACCAGCCTAGGTGCTAATCCACAGTTATCTATTTATGGAATAGTGGCTAGAAATGCCACAATGCTGGCTGAAAAGTTGAAAGCCAGTTAA
- a CDS encoding phosphoribulokinase, with protein sequence MSAKHPIIAVTGSSGAGTTTTTMAFTHIFRQLGINAAFVEGDSFHNFTRAEMEVLIRKSQAENRNISYFGPEANNFIKLEECFESYGNQGMGKTRSYLHTFDEAVPFNQMPGTFTQWRDLPPNTDLLYYEGLHGGVVTDDADVAKHVDLLIGMVPIVNLEWIQKIIRDTNDRGHSREKVMGSIVRSMDDYINHMTPQFSRTHINFQRVPTVDTSNPFSAKDIPSLDESFVVIRFRGMNNVDFPYFLNMIQGSFMSRVNTLVVPGGKMSLAMELILTPLIRDLMDKRFELQKLD encoded by the coding sequence ATGTCAGCTAAACATCCTATTATTGCTGTGACAGGCTCTTCAGGTGCCGGCACAACAACTACGACAATGGCTTTTACTCACATTTTTCGCCAATTGGGGATTAATGCTGCCTTTGTTGAAGGTGACAGCTTTCATAATTTCACCCGTGCAGAGATGGAAGTGTTAATCCGTAAGTCTCAAGCTGAAAATCGTAATATTAGCTATTTTGGCCCAGAAGCAAATAACTTTATCAAGCTAGAAGAGTGTTTTGAAAGTTATGGTAATCAAGGTATGGGTAAAACCCGTAGCTATCTGCACACATTTGATGAAGCTGTGCCCTTTAACCAAATGCCAGGTACATTTACCCAGTGGCGAGATCTGCCGCCTAATACCGATCTACTGTATTATGAAGGTTTACACGGCGGAGTCGTTACCGACGATGCTGATGTGGCTAAACATGTCGATTTACTGATCGGCATGGTACCTATTGTTAACCTTGAGTGGATCCAAAAAATTATTCGCGATACCAATGACCGTGGTCATAGCCGTGAAAAAGTCATGGGGTCTATCGTTCGCAGCATGGACGATTACATCAATCATATGACGCCACAATTTTCTCGTACCCATATTAACTTTCAACGTGTTCCTACGGTTGATACGTCGAACCCTTTTAGCGCTAAAGATATTCCAAGTTTAGATGAAAGCTTTGTGGTGATTCGCTTTCGTGGGATGAACAATGTCGACTTCCCCTACTTCTTGAACATGATACAGGGCTCGTTTATGTCTCGAGTTAACACTCTAGTGGTGCCAGGTGGAAAAATGTCTCTGGCGATGGAGTTAATTCTGACACCATTAATTCGTGATTTAATGGATAAGCGTTTTGAGTTACAAAAATTAGATTAA
- a CDS encoding response regulator, whose protein sequence is MKLLLVEDNPLLVAELEKQLKQAGYVTDVTDKAVEADYLIKETQYDCVILDIGLPDGNGLNLVTSWREKGIVTPVIMLTARSQWHEKVEGFNAGADDYLGKPFHTQELLARIQALINRAHGWANTASKQLCYAGITLDENEQKVIVGDQEFELTAMEFRLLKIFLMSPKKLLSKTQLTDKLYQFDDEKESNVVEVYVTHLRKKLGKTAIETRRGQGYIFHGIIET, encoded by the coding sequence ATGAAACTGCTACTCGTTGAAGATAATCCACTTTTAGTGGCTGAACTAGAAAAACAGCTCAAACAAGCTGGCTATGTTACCGATGTAACAGATAAAGCGGTTGAAGCAGACTATCTTATCAAAGAAACTCAATATGACTGCGTCATCCTCGATATTGGTTTACCGGATGGAAATGGGTTAAACCTTGTCACTAGTTGGCGCGAAAAAGGCATAGTCACGCCAGTGATTATGCTCACGGCGCGATCGCAGTGGCACGAGAAAGTAGAAGGGTTTAATGCTGGCGCAGACGACTACCTTGGCAAACCATTTCATACACAAGAATTACTTGCACGTATACAAGCACTGATTAATCGTGCTCATGGCTGGGCTAATACAGCATCAAAACAGCTCTGCTACGCAGGGATTACATTAGACGAAAATGAGCAAAAAGTGATTGTGGGCGACCAAGAATTTGAACTAACAGCAATGGAGTTCAGACTGCTTAAAATATTTCTGATGTCACCGAAAAAATTACTGTCAAAAACACAGCTGACCGATAAGTTGTATCAATTTGATGATGAAAAAGAAAGTAATGTGGTTGAAGTTTATGTGACCCACTTACGCAAAAAACTGGGTAAAACCGCGATTGAAACTCGTCGAGGACAAGGATATATCTTCCACGGCATAATCGAGACATGA
- a CDS encoding ABC transporter ATP-binding protein → MISISQAQLIRGSKTLLDEASVTIYPGHKVGLVGANGTGKTSLLALILGHLHLDKGEFSLPANWQISSVAQETPALDVSALEYVLDGDTEFRQLEAQLVTAQDDNDGNAIALIHGKIDAIGGYAIRARAGALLAGLGFGDAEQSNPVKSFSGGWRMRLNLAQALLCRSDLLLLDEPTNHLDLDTMYWLEGWIKSYQGTLILISHDRDFIDAIVDEIIHVEHHKLNFYKGGYTAFEHVRAERLSQQQVAFERQQKERAHMQSFVDRFRYKASKAKQAQSRLKALERMAELLPSQADNPFQMAFREPEALPNPLIKMEQVAVGYGDKTILSQVQLNLVPGARIGLLGRNGAGKSTLIKLLSGQLQALSGKYEPNPGLNIGYFAQHQIEFLQLDDTPMQHLSRLAAPSVREQELRNFLGGFGFNGDMALAPVRPFSGGEKARLVLALLVWQRPNLLLLDEPTNHLDLEMRHALTMALQTFEGAMVIVSHDRHLLRLSCSDYYLVDQGVVKSFDGDLDDYHQWLLDAAKAAQANQKSDNANTDTPQIDKKQLKRIEAELRQQVSPLRKQQTKLETEQQKFTDRLAELEVTLADGSLYEAENKAKMTQVLNERTKLTQAMDESEMNWLEIQEQIEAIEQSFKAE, encoded by the coding sequence ATGATCAGTATTAGCCAGGCACAATTAATTCGGGGCAGCAAAACCTTACTTGACGAAGCCTCTGTGACAATTTACCCAGGTCACAAAGTAGGATTAGTCGGCGCCAATGGCACCGGAAAAACGTCATTATTGGCATTGATTTTAGGCCATTTACACCTAGATAAAGGCGAGTTCTCATTACCCGCTAATTGGCAAATATCCTCTGTCGCCCAAGAAACTCCCGCGCTTGATGTATCAGCATTAGAATATGTATTAGATGGTGACACAGAGTTCCGCCAACTTGAAGCTCAACTGGTCACAGCTCAAGATGACAATGATGGTAATGCCATCGCGCTTATTCACGGTAAAATTGATGCTATTGGTGGATACGCTATACGCGCTCGAGCTGGCGCACTATTAGCCGGTTTAGGTTTTGGCGATGCAGAACAGAGTAATCCGGTTAAAAGCTTCTCAGGTGGCTGGCGGATGCGCTTAAACCTGGCACAAGCGCTATTATGCCGCTCAGACTTATTATTACTTGATGAACCCACCAACCACTTAGACTTAGATACCATGTACTGGTTAGAAGGTTGGATTAAGTCTTATCAAGGCACCTTGATTTTAATTTCCCATGACCGTGATTTCATTGATGCTATCGTGGATGAAATTATCCATGTTGAACATCATAAGCTTAACTTCTATAAAGGCGGTTATACTGCATTTGAACATGTGCGTGCCGAGCGTTTATCACAACAACAAGTGGCTTTTGAACGTCAACAAAAAGAACGAGCACACATGCAGTCTTTTGTTGACCGTTTTCGCTATAAAGCCAGTAAAGCCAAGCAAGCGCAAAGCCGCCTAAAAGCATTAGAGCGCATGGCTGAGCTACTGCCGTCTCAAGCTGATAACCCTTTTCAAATGGCATTTCGCGAACCCGAAGCTTTACCCAATCCATTAATAAAAATGGAACAAGTTGCTGTGGGTTATGGTGATAAAACAATTTTAAGTCAAGTGCAGCTTAACTTAGTCCCAGGGGCACGAATTGGTTTACTAGGTCGAAATGGTGCCGGTAAATCAACGCTAATTAAATTATTATCCGGCCAGCTTCAAGCATTATCAGGTAAGTATGAGCCTAACCCAGGACTAAACATTGGTTACTTTGCTCAGCATCAAATTGAATTTTTGCAATTAGATGATACTCCTATGCAGCATCTTTCTCGCTTAGCCGCGCCAAGTGTTCGCGAGCAAGAGTTACGTAATTTTTTAGGCGGATTTGGGTTTAATGGTGATATGGCATTAGCCCCTGTGAGACCTTTTTCCGGTGGCGAAAAAGCTCGTTTAGTGCTGGCATTATTAGTGTGGCAACGCCCTAACCTGCTTTTATTAGATGAACCCACCAACCACCTTGACTTAGAAATGCGCCATGCATTAACCATGGCACTGCAAACCTTTGAAGGCGCAATGGTTATCGTATCGCATGATCGCCACTTATTACGCCTGAGCTGCAGTGATTACTACCTTGTCGACCAAGGTGTGGTGAAGTCTTTCGACGGTGATCTAGATGATTATCATCAATGGTTATTAGATGCGGCAAAAGCGGCGCAAGCTAATCAGAAGTCTGACAATGCCAATACAGATACACCACAAATTGACAAAAAACAGCTAAAAAGAATTGAAGCTGAATTACGTCAACAGGTGTCACCGTTAAGAAAACAGCAAACGAAATTAGAAACTGAACAACAAAAATTTACTGACCGATTAGCCGAACTTGAAGTGACATTGGCGGATGGCAGCCTTTATGAAGCGGAAAACAAAGCCAAGATGACCCAAGTGCTTAATGAGCGGACGAAGCTGACTCAGGCGATGGATGAAAGTGAAATGAACTGGTTAGAAATACAAGAGCAAATAGAAGCTATAGAACAATCATTCAAAGCAGAGTAA
- a CDS encoding tetratricopeptide repeat protein — MQSNAQSRVVHIQLKAAQGDADAQFLLGLMYLSGRFVEKNITEGFLWVEQAANQQHIKAQQTIADLAFEGKLIPRNLLKAEKWYLDMSQQGDKWAHFRLGFIYSAGGDGVERNCGKALTQFGAAGDDVSLGNVAWILATCPESEYRDGSKAVSLSLKLLETNQDDPTILDNLAAGYAELGNFIQAVSVQKKAIDALKLYPEVAKSDEFLQRLKSYQNNQAYREVIPLMD, encoded by the coding sequence ATGCAGTCTAACGCGCAATCAAGAGTCGTGCATATTCAACTAAAGGCTGCTCAAGGCGATGCCGATGCCCAATTTTTATTAGGGCTGATGTATTTGTCTGGACGTTTTGTTGAGAAAAATATCACAGAAGGTTTTTTGTGGGTTGAGCAAGCGGCAAATCAACAGCATATTAAGGCTCAACAGACTATTGCTGATTTAGCGTTTGAAGGTAAGTTGATCCCTCGGAATTTACTTAAAGCTGAAAAATGGTATTTAGACATGAGTCAGCAAGGCGATAAGTGGGCGCATTTTCGTTTAGGTTTTATTTATTCCGCTGGTGGTGATGGTGTTGAGCGCAATTGTGGTAAAGCTTTGACTCAATTTGGCGCTGCTGGTGATGATGTTTCTTTAGGCAATGTCGCTTGGATTTTGGCAACGTGTCCTGAGTCTGAATATCGTGACGGCTCAAAAGCGGTGAGTTTGTCACTTAAATTGCTTGAAACCAATCAAGATGATCCGACAATTTTAGACAATTTGGCCGCAGGTTATGCTGAACTAGGTAATTTTATTCAAGCAGTGAGTGTGCAGAAAAAAGCAATTGATGCGTTAAAGCTTTATCCTGAGGTGGCCAAAAGTGACGAGTTTTTACAGCGTTTAAAAAGTTATCAAAATAATCAAGCATATCGAGAAGTCATTCCTCTTATGGATTAA
- a CDS encoding sensor histidine kinase, with amino-acid sequence MISIRSKLSLWLTGLIILSTIIGLMLFESMLREAFHDSIINRLEEDLEHVILATRLQDGQIEIDHQQLSSFYKPAYSGRYFQLNLPTQVIRSRSLWDVELEIEPLTDSQKRVWQAKGPKNNDMQLLSIGIGSDSTPNTATLTVAQDLSIGRRVFSEVFGTKLAINIGMLLAMITGIFIILRQSFKPVKKIQQSLAKLRQGEISALDTQHIPSEIKPLAETYNQLLDYTAKQIERSRNNLGNLSHGLKTPLTIMQQQVEALGLTDPDAAIAMQQQLDQIRKMIERKLAAARVTGDMLPAAQMTVDNDFTSLLNTLKKVYRHKTVTDHIYNPQLLSRLPIHREDGMELFGNLLDNAFKWTNSSVQLSFKKQHNHSITITVEDDGAGVQQDQLALLTARGKRLDEDVMGHGLGLSIVKEICEQYGFQLQFYPSEHFSGLAVSIVIPLNKPAI; translated from the coding sequence ATGATCTCCATTCGCTCTAAGCTCAGCCTCTGGTTAACCGGGCTGATTATATTAAGCACTATTATTGGGCTAATGTTGTTTGAATCCATGCTCAGAGAAGCATTTCACGACTCTATAATCAACCGCTTAGAGGAAGATCTTGAACACGTTATTTTAGCAACTCGCCTACAAGATGGTCAAATAGAAATCGATCATCAGCAACTGTCTAGTTTTTACAAACCTGCCTATTCTGGCCGTTATTTCCAACTGAATTTACCAACCCAGGTAATTCGATCTCGTTCACTGTGGGATGTTGAATTAGAGATCGAGCCATTAACCGATTCTCAAAAACGTGTCTGGCAGGCAAAAGGACCAAAAAATAATGATATGCAGTTGTTATCTATCGGTATTGGCTCAGATAGCACGCCCAATACCGCCACATTAACCGTGGCGCAGGATTTAAGCATAGGTAGGCGAGTCTTTAGTGAGGTTTTTGGCACTAAACTGGCGATTAATATTGGTATGCTATTGGCCATGATAACCGGTATTTTTATTATTTTACGCCAGTCTTTTAAGCCGGTAAAAAAGATACAACAATCGCTAGCCAAATTGCGCCAAGGTGAAATCAGCGCCCTAGACACTCAGCACATACCCTCTGAAATAAAACCCTTAGCAGAGACTTATAACCAATTACTCGACTATACCGCGAAACAGATTGAGCGCAGCCGCAATAATTTAGGTAACTTAAGCCATGGGTTGAAAACCCCTTTAACTATCATGCAACAGCAGGTAGAAGCCTTAGGGTTAACCGATCCTGATGCGGCAATAGCAATGCAGCAACAGTTAGATCAAATCCGCAAGATGATTGAAAGAAAGCTGGCTGCAGCCAGAGTAACAGGTGACATGCTTCCTGCCGCCCAAATGACTGTCGACAACGATTTTACCAGTTTATTAAATACCCTTAAAAAAGTGTATCGGCATAAAACCGTGACGGACCATATTTACAACCCTCAACTGTTGTCTCGTCTTCCCATTCACCGTGAGGATGGAATGGAGCTATTTGGTAACTTACTTGATAATGCGTTTAAATGGACGAATTCATCTGTGCAATTGTCATTTAAAAAACAGCACAATCATTCAATTACTATCACAGTAGAAGACGATGGCGCGGGTGTGCAGCAAGATCAATTAGCTTTGTTAACCGCCAGAGGTAAACGTTTGGACGAAGATGTTATGGGCCATGGATTAGGTTTATCAATCGTGAAGGAAATTTGTGAGCAATATGGTTTTCAATTGCAATTTTACCCCAGTGAACACTTCAGCGGTTTAGCGGTATCAATTGTCATCCCACTCAATAAACCCGCTATCTAA
- the crp gene encoding cAMP-activated global transcriptional regulator CRP → MALIGKPKPDPTLEWFLSHCHIHKYPAKSTLIHAGEDSDTLYYIVKGSVAVLIKDEEGKEMILSYLNQGDFIGELGLFEEQAERTAWVRAKQACEIAEISYKKFKQLIQVNPEILMKLSAQMALRLHSTSQKVGDLAFLDVAGRIAQTLLHLAKLPDAMTHPDGMQIKITRQEIGQIVGCSRETVGRILKMLEEQNLIQAHGKTIVVYGTR, encoded by the coding sequence ATGGCTCTGATTGGTAAGCCAAAACCGGATCCAACTTTAGAATGGTTTCTGTCACACTGTCACATTCATAAATACCCAGCTAAAAGCACGCTAATTCATGCTGGCGAAGATTCTGATACTTTATATTATATCGTTAAAGGTTCGGTTGCCGTATTGATTAAAGATGAAGAAGGCAAAGAAATGATCCTTTCTTATCTTAACCAAGGCGACTTCATCGGCGAGCTAGGTCTGTTTGAAGAGCAAGCCGAACGTACTGCATGGGTCAGAGCTAAACAAGCATGTGAAATTGCTGAAATTTCTTATAAAAAATTCAAGCAACTCATTCAAGTAAACCCTGAAATCCTGATGAAACTATCAGCACAAATGGCATTGCGCTTACACAGTACTAGCCAAAAAGTAGGTGATTTAGCCTTCTTAGATGTGGCAGGTCGTATTGCTCAAACGTTATTACATCTTGCTAAACTACCAGATGCAATGACTCACCCTGATGGCATGCAAATTAAGATTACTCGTCAAGAGATTGGTCAAATTGTAGGGTGTTCACGTGAAACCGTTGGACGTATTTTGAAAATGCTTGAAGAGCAAAACTTAATCCAAGCACACGGTAAAACGATAGTGGTTTACGGTACCCGTTAA
- a CDS encoding PepSY domain-containing protein has translation MSMFITIGLFSLSTLNANFNSAQTLYEADHNHVQKLVSAGHIRSLDECLNWLAQYCDVQLVDAQLFQEKDKWRYNLQLKLKQGHTVNLQFDAQSGTLNSLTQLPSECTQHETATR, from the coding sequence ATGTCCATGTTTATTACTATTGGCTTATTCAGCCTTAGCACATTAAACGCTAACTTCAACAGCGCTCAAACCTTATATGAGGCTGATCATAATCATGTTCAAAAACTGGTAAGTGCTGGTCATATACGTTCTTTAGATGAATGCCTTAACTGGTTAGCTCAATATTGCGATGTTCAGCTAGTAGATGCACAGTTATTTCAAGAAAAAGATAAGTGGCGATATAATTTACAACTAAAATTAAAACAAGGTCACACTGTAAATCTGCAATTTGATGCACAAAGTGGTACTCTCAATTCGTTAACTCAATTACCTAGTGAATGCACGCAACATGAAACTGCTACTCGTTGA
- a CDS encoding hydrolase, whose protein sequence is MKSLFTPPWWAANPHLQTILPFIFKVAKPDVFRQRQELPDGDFIDLDWLGKPLNGDPILVIAHGLEGSTESHYVRRMLVEAQKVQLCSVVHHHRGCSGEPNRLARSYHSGDFDDLAFTLQQLHINYPDSPLYAVGYSLGGNVLAKYLGYQQNQSLLARAVVVSAPLTLSACAKRLESGFSKVYQSHLIKRLQKKMLAKLDNHNLVAQMPLNKTELQQLSTFYQFDDKVTAPLHGFNGVDDYYTQSSALSLLKHISKPTLIIHAKDDPFMTEAVIPAQDELSVAVNYELHASGGHVGFINGGWPWKPRFYLENRIIDFLLTNTKVFNTKGDTA, encoded by the coding sequence ATAAAAAGCCTCTTTACTCCGCCCTGGTGGGCCGCCAACCCACATTTACAGACTATTTTACCCTTCATTTTCAAAGTAGCCAAACCAGACGTTTTTCGTCAAAGACAAGAGCTACCTGATGGTGATTTTATTGATTTAGACTGGTTGGGTAAGCCACTAAATGGCGATCCTATTCTAGTCATTGCCCACGGATTAGAAGGTAGCACTGAATCTCACTATGTTCGTAGAATGCTAGTAGAAGCACAAAAAGTCCAATTATGTTCAGTGGTACACCATCACCGTGGCTGTTCAGGTGAACCTAATCGTTTAGCCAGAAGTTACCACAGCGGTGACTTTGATGATCTCGCATTCACCTTACAGCAACTTCACATTAATTACCCAGATTCTCCGTTATACGCTGTTGGTTATAGTTTGGGGGGGAATGTATTGGCCAAATACCTGGGCTATCAGCAAAATCAAAGCTTACTGGCTCGGGCTGTTGTCGTGTCAGCACCACTGACACTCAGTGCCTGCGCTAAAAGATTAGAGAGTGGTTTTTCAAAAGTTTATCAATCGCATTTAATTAAGCGTTTACAAAAAAAGATGCTCGCAAAACTCGACAATCATAACTTAGTCGCACAAATGCCTTTAAATAAAACTGAATTACAGCAATTAAGTACATTTTACCAATTTGATGACAAAGTCACTGCCCCTTTGCATGGGTTTAATGGGGTGGATGATTATTACACCCAATCTAGCGCACTAAGTTTACTAAAACACATTAGCAAACCGACACTTATCATTCACGCCAAAGACGATCCCTTTATGACTGAAGCGGTTATTCCTGCCCAAGATGAACTGTCAGTAGCGGTAAACTATGAGCTACATGCATCAGGCGGTCATGTCGGGTTTATCAATGGTGGTTGGCCTTGGAAACCTAGATTTTATCTTGAAAATCGCATCATTGATTTCTTACTTACAAACACTAAAGTATTCAATACTAAAGGTGATACAGCATGA
- a CDS encoding TAT leader-containing periplasmic protein produces the protein MKRRTFLTGAFAGTAVLALGVNLYPSDPITIGGDTQYRVLFSVLIPPLLEGALPDVVSQRKLAIDTTLDAIQTSISVLPVEQQAELMELLALLESRLGLLILTGSMTPLMMRSPADLTNMLEAWRFHYLDMVQMAYLGLRELILASYYATPAHWGKLGYAKPTFLLNA, from the coding sequence ATGAAACGTCGTACTTTTCTTACCGGCGCTTTTGCTGGCACAGCTGTACTCGCTTTAGGCGTTAATTTATATCCATCTGACCCCATTACTATTGGTGGTGATACTCAGTATCGGGTGCTGTTCAGTGTACTTATTCCACCTTTACTTGAAGGCGCTTTACCGGATGTCGTTAGCCAAAGAAAATTGGCAATAGACACAACATTAGATGCAATTCAAACATCAATTAGTGTACTACCGGTAGAGCAGCAAGCTGAGCTAATGGAGTTATTAGCACTGCTTGAAAGTCGATTAGGTTTGTTAATATTGACGGGTAGCATGACACCGCTAATGATGCGTTCGCCAGCGGACTTAACTAACATGCTTGAAGCATGGCGATTCCATTATTTAGATATGGTACAGATGGCCTATCTTGGATTACGCGAATTAATATTAGCCAGTTATTATGCGACCCCAGCCCATTGGGGAAAATTAGGTTATGCAAAGCCGACTTTTTTGCTTAACGCCTAA
- a CDS encoding TIGR02444 family protein — translation MTTFSNEIWGQCEQRYLCDPQAYIALQDKYQVNVNLLLLAQYLDQQSYQLSLKHWQQLANVIAPWEAEVLKPYRQLRRLAKAHLAIDEYQKMLKVELMLERKSQTMLLQHINLIQAEPTASDNTGKDALVNIHPPINVTVSTASHNSCHYLSLFGLTVAHLPG, via the coding sequence ATGACAACATTTTCTAATGAAATCTGGGGACAATGCGAACAAAGATATCTGTGTGATCCACAAGCCTATATTGCGCTGCAAGACAAGTACCAAGTAAATGTTAATTTGTTATTACTGGCGCAATATTTAGATCAACAATCTTATCAGCTTAGCCTTAAGCATTGGCAGCAATTAGCCAATGTCATTGCCCCATGGGAAGCCGAGGTATTGAAACCTTATCGTCAATTACGTCGATTGGCCAAAGCGCATTTAGCCATTGATGAATATCAAAAGATGCTAAAGGTTGAATTGATGCTGGAACGCAAATCACAAACAATGCTATTACAGCATATTAATCTCATTCAAGCAGAGCCAACTGCATCTGACAACACAGGGAAAGACGCCCTGGTTAATATCCATCCACCTATTAATGTCACAGTTAGCACTGCAAGCCACAATAGCTGCCACTATTTAAGCCTATTTGGTCTAACAGTGGCACACCTACCAGGTTAG
- a CDS encoding YheU family protein — MIIPYSALHGLAGDTLNNLIKEHLLTQIEDGSFSELDNQQLLNMTNQCKLALKQGELVVEYSEEDESVAIRHIKNIIDSK; from the coding sequence ATGATTATTCCTTACAGCGCATTACACGGCTTAGCTGGCGATACCCTTAACAACTTAATTAAAGAACACTTATTGACTCAAATAGAAGATGGCAGTTTTAGTGAGCTTGATAACCAGCAACTTTTAAACATGACCAATCAATGTAAACTGGCATTAAAACAGGGTGAGTTAGTGGTTGAATACAGTGAAGAAGATGAATCTGTAGCCATACGTCACATCAAAAATATTATTGATTCAAAATAA